A single genomic interval of Acidovorax sp. 1608163 harbors:
- a CDS encoding efflux RND transporter permease subunit: MAKFFIDRPIFAWVIALFIMVMGGVAITQLPISQYPPVAPPSIVINTSYPGASAQTLEDSVLSVIEREMNGSPGLIYMESVAQADGSGSITLSFQPGTNADLAQVDVQNRLSRATPRLPSTVTQQGVRVDKSRSNFLLFTMLSSSDPKTDTVALGDYASRNVVPELQRLSGIGQAQLFGTERAMRIWIDPAKMESFNVSAAEVSAAIRAQNAQVASGTIGDLPNLAGQGISATVVVTGQLSSVEQFSNIILRANADGSTVRIKDVARVELGGQAYATAARLNGKPAIGIGVQLSPSGNALEAAKAVRTKMDELSRYFPQGMSWSIPYDSSRFVDISITQVAKTLLEAVALVFLVMFLFLQNWRYTVIPTIVVPIALLGTFATLLALGFSINVLTMFGMVLVIGIVVDDAIVVVENVERIMSEEGLSPLEATRKAMRQISGAIIGVTVVLISVFVPLAFFAGSTGNIYRQFSAVMVASIGFSAFMALSLTPALCATLLKPVEAGHHHEKTGFFGWFNRRFTVAAKGYEGWVARMLKRAARYLVIYAAIVGAVAVVYMRLPTSFLPSEDQGNIIVNVQLPPGATQERTLAVMEQVESFILKQPEVQSMVGVLGFSFSGQGQNAALAFVTLKDWSERHGPGQSAQDVANRAFGGLMGIRDAFIFPLSPPPIPELGNASGFTFRLQDRSGAGHEALVNARNQLLGMASQSKVLTQVRPDGLEDAPQLQIDIDRDKANALGVTFDAINSTLSTALGSSYVNDFPNQGRLQRVVVQADAPARMQPDDLMKLNASNSQGKPVPLSAFATTKWVKGAQQTVRYNGYPAMRISGSPAPGLSTGAAMAEMEKLAGQLPAGFGFEWTGQSREEKLAGSQSLILYSFAILAVFLCLAALYESWSIPLAVVLVVPLGVLGVLLATLMRGYANDVYFQVGLITIIGLSAKNAILIIEFAKDLQAQGKGVIESALEAAHLRFRPIIMTSMAFGLGVVPLAIASGAGSASQRAIGTGVLGGMFTGTVLAVFFVPVFFVVVRGLFKGSARQQEMNRRHAEEAGIGNHD; the protein is encoded by the coding sequence ATGGCCAAGTTCTTTATTGACCGACCCATCTTTGCGTGGGTCATCGCACTGTTCATCATGGTCATGGGGGGCGTGGCAATCACCCAGCTGCCCATCTCGCAGTACCCCCCCGTCGCTCCGCCGTCCATCGTCATCAATACCTCGTACCCAGGCGCTTCTGCACAGACGCTGGAAGACAGTGTGCTGTCGGTGATTGAGCGCGAGATGAATGGCTCCCCGGGGTTGATCTATATGGAGTCCGTTGCACAAGCAGACGGCTCCGGCAGCATCACGCTGAGTTTCCAGCCCGGCACCAACGCAGACCTGGCGCAGGTGGACGTACAAAACCGGCTGTCCAGAGCCACTCCACGGCTGCCGTCAACCGTCACGCAGCAAGGCGTGCGCGTGGACAAATCGAGGTCCAACTTCTTGCTGTTCACGATGTTGTCCTCCAGCGACCCGAAAACAGACACCGTGGCGCTGGGTGACTATGCATCTCGCAACGTGGTGCCTGAACTGCAGCGGCTGAGCGGCATCGGCCAGGCCCAGCTCTTCGGCACCGAAAGGGCGATGCGCATCTGGATCGACCCCGCCAAGATGGAGAGCTTCAACGTCTCTGCGGCCGAAGTGAGTGCAGCCATCCGCGCCCAAAATGCACAAGTGGCCAGCGGCACCATTGGCGATTTGCCCAACTTGGCGGGCCAGGGCATTTCCGCAACCGTGGTGGTGACAGGCCAGTTGTCCAGCGTAGAGCAGTTCTCCAACATCATCCTGCGGGCCAATGCAGACGGCTCTACCGTTCGGATCAAAGATGTGGCGCGCGTGGAACTGGGCGGCCAGGCCTACGCCACCGCTGCCCGACTCAACGGCAAACCGGCCATTGGCATTGGTGTCCAGTTGTCTCCTAGCGGCAACGCGCTGGAGGCAGCCAAAGCCGTGCGCACCAAGATGGACGAGCTGTCCCGGTACTTTCCTCAAGGCATGAGCTGGAGCATTCCCTACGACAGCTCGCGCTTTGTGGACATCTCCATCACCCAAGTGGCCAAAACGCTGCTGGAAGCCGTCGCCCTGGTGTTCCTGGTGATGTTCCTGTTTCTGCAGAACTGGCGCTACACCGTCATTCCCACCATCGTGGTGCCGATTGCGTTGCTGGGCACTTTTGCGACGTTGCTGGCGCTGGGCTTCTCCATCAACGTGCTTACCATGTTCGGCATGGTGCTGGTGATCGGTATCGTCGTGGACGATGCCATCGTGGTGGTCGAGAACGTCGAGCGCATCATGAGCGAAGAAGGTCTCTCGCCGCTGGAAGCCACACGCAAAGCCATGCGCCAGATTTCGGGCGCCATCATTGGCGTGACCGTGGTGCTGATCTCCGTGTTTGTGCCTCTGGCGTTCTTCGCAGGCTCTACCGGCAATATCTACCGCCAATTCTCGGCGGTCATGGTGGCGTCTATCGGGTTCTCGGCCTTCATGGCCTTGTCGTTGACGCCAGCGCTGTGCGCCACCTTGCTCAAGCCAGTGGAAGCAGGCCACCACCACGAAAAGACGGGCTTTTTCGGCTGGTTCAACCGGCGCTTCACCGTTGCCGCCAAAGGCTATGAAGGCTGGGTCGCTCGCATGCTCAAGCGCGCAGCGCGATATTTGGTCATTTACGCGGCCATCGTTGGTGCCGTGGCAGTCGTCTACATGCGCCTGCCAACCTCCTTTTTGCCCAGCGAGGACCAAGGCAACATCATCGTGAACGTGCAGTTGCCGCCGGGCGCGACGCAGGAGCGGACGCTGGCCGTCATGGAGCAAGTGGAAAGCTTCATCCTCAAGCAGCCCGAAGTGCAAAGCATGGTGGGGGTTCTCGGTTTCAGCTTTTCTGGCCAAGGACAGAACGCAGCATTGGCCTTTGTGACGCTCAAGGACTGGAGCGAGCGCCATGGTCCAGGCCAGTCGGCGCAAGACGTGGCCAACCGAGCCTTTGGTGGGCTAATGGGCATTCGCGATGCATTCATCTTCCCGCTCAGCCCACCGCCCATCCCCGAGCTGGGCAACGCCAGCGGGTTCACGTTCCGCTTGCAAGACCGCAGCGGTGCGGGGCACGAAGCGTTGGTCAATGCCCGCAATCAACTGCTGGGCATGGCGTCCCAGAGCAAGGTGCTCACGCAAGTGCGCCCAGACGGACTGGAAGACGCCCCGCAACTGCAAATTGACATTGACCGCGACAAAGCCAATGCACTGGGCGTGACGTTCGATGCCATCAACTCCACGCTGTCCACCGCCCTGGGGTCCAGCTATGTCAACGACTTCCCGAACCAAGGGCGACTACAGCGTGTCGTGGTGCAGGCAGATGCCCCTGCCCGCATGCAGCCTGATGATCTGATGAAATTGAACGCAAGCAACAGCCAAGGCAAGCCGGTGCCACTCTCGGCCTTTGCAACCACCAAGTGGGTCAAGGGCGCACAACAGACGGTGCGCTACAACGGCTATCCCGCGATGCGCATCTCTGGCAGCCCTGCGCCAGGTCTGAGCACTGGTGCGGCCATGGCGGAGATGGAGAAGCTGGCCGGCCAGTTGCCGGCAGGCTTTGGCTTTGAATGGACCGGACAGTCGCGTGAAGAAAAACTCGCAGGCTCACAGTCCTTGATTCTGTACAGCTTCGCCATCCTGGCAGTGTTCCTCTGCCTGGCTGCACTGTATGAAAGCTGGTCCATTCCGTTGGCCGTGGTGCTGGTGGTGCCGCTGGGCGTGCTGGGGGTGTTACTCGCCACGCTGATGCGGGGATACGCCAACGACGTCTACTTCCAGGTGGGGCTGATCACCATCATTGGGCTGTCTGCCAAGAATGCGATTTTGATCATTGAGTTCGCCAAAGACCTGCAAGCCCAAGGCAAGGGTGTCATTGAGTCGGCCCTGGAAGCAGCGCATTTGCGCTTCAGGCCCATCATCATGACCTCCATGGCGTTTGGCCTGGGCGTGGTGCCACTGGCCATTGCCAGCGGCGCCGGGTCTGCCAGCCAACGCGCCATCGGCACTGGTGTGCTGGGGGGTATGTTCACGGGCACCGTCTTGGCGGTGTTCTTTGTCCCCGTCTTTTTCGTGGTCGTGCGCGGGCTCTTCAAGGGCAGCGCACGCCAACAAGAAATGAACCGCCGCCATGCCGAAGAAGCAGGAATTGGAAACCATGACTAA
- a CDS encoding cytochrome c5 family protein encodes MSDNHHEEAHTGPIKTPKQLLIAGFFSFVVPIFAIIGLVLYVTSSNKPAAGAANPEKALAERIQKVGMVEVRDANRPLRAGEEVFKGQCAACHATGAAGAPKLADAAAWGPRIKTGFEALVQSALKGKGAMAPQGGGDFNDTEIARAVVFMANAGGAKFAEPAAPGAAAPEAGASAAQ; translated from the coding sequence ATGAGCGACAACCACCACGAAGAAGCGCATACAGGCCCGATCAAAACCCCCAAGCAACTACTGATCGCGGGATTTTTCTCGTTCGTGGTGCCTATCTTTGCCATCATCGGCCTGGTTCTCTACGTGACCTCCAGCAACAAGCCTGCCGCTGGTGCCGCCAACCCTGAAAAGGCACTGGCCGAGCGCATCCAAAAAGTGGGCATGGTGGAAGTGCGCGATGCCAATCGCCCTCTGCGCGCAGGCGAAGAAGTGTTCAAGGGCCAATGCGCCGCTTGCCACGCCACCGGCGCAGCAGGGGCACCCAAGCTGGCCGACGCTGCAGCCTGGGGCCCTCGCATCAAGACCGGCTTTGAAGCGCTGGTCCAGTCCGCCCTCAAGGGCAAGGGCGCCATGGCGCCCCAGGGTGGTGGTGACTTCAACGACACCGAAATTGCCCGGGCCGTGGTGTTCATGGCCAATGCCGGCGGTGCCAAGTTTGCTGAGCCTGCAGCGCCAGGCGCTGCCGCCCCAGAGGCCGGAGCCTCTGCAGCGCAGTAA
- a CDS encoding DUF2946 family protein has translation MDDIVKQALVKWPHVPDCYGWLGLDARGRWFMRDAAVQAAGDFASSRGSWLQHAKLIEFIGRNYECDAQGLWFFQNGPQRVYVELEAAPWVWRVLPDFRLQSHTGHLADAQDCCVDEQGRLYIASALGLGVVHTQDMVYAAEAVEQGLWVPRDVLSTQLPQEFQFVLSPAAQAK, from the coding sequence ATGGATGACATCGTCAAACAAGCGTTGGTGAAGTGGCCCCATGTGCCCGATTGCTACGGCTGGCTGGGCTTGGATGCACGTGGGCGCTGGTTCATGCGCGATGCTGCTGTGCAGGCGGCCGGCGATTTTGCCAGCAGCCGTGGGTCGTGGCTGCAGCATGCCAAGCTGATCGAGTTCATCGGGCGCAACTACGAGTGCGATGCCCAGGGGCTGTGGTTTTTCCAGAATGGCCCGCAGCGGGTCTATGTGGAGTTGGAGGCCGCCCCTTGGGTCTGGCGGGTATTGCCAGACTTTCGTTTGCAGTCGCACACCGGCCACCTGGCGGACGCGCAGGACTGCTGCGTGGATGAACAAGGGCGCTTGTATATCGCCTCGGCCTTGGGTTTGGGTGTAGTGCATACCCAAGACATGGTGTACGCCGCCGAAGCGGTGGAGCAAGGGCTGTGGGTGCCGCGTGACGTTTTATCGACCCAATTGCCGCAGGAGTTTCAGTTCGTTTTGAGTCCGGCTGCACAGGCGAAGTAG
- the atpD gene encoding F0F1 ATP synthase subunit beta, producing the protein MAQVQGKIVQCIGAVVDVEFPRDQMPKIYDALKLEGSNLTLEVQQQLGDGVVRTIALGSSDGLRRGLMVTNTGNAITVPVGKATLGRIMDVLGAPIDERGPVSQDLTASIHRKAPAYDELSPSQELLETGIKVIDLVCPFAKGGKVGLFGGAGVGKTVNMMELINNIAKAHSGLSVFAGVGERTREGNDFYHEMADSGVVNLEKLEESKVAMVYGQMNEPPGNRLRVALTGLTIAESFRDEGRDVLFFVDNIYRYTLAGTEVSALLGRMPSAVGYQPTLAEEMGRLQERITSTKVGSITSIQAVYVPADDLTDPSPATTFAHLDSTVVLSRDIASLGIYPAVDPLDSTSRQLDPNVVGEDHYATARAVQGTLQRYKELRDIIAILGMDELAPDDKLAVARARKIQRFLSQPFHVAEVFTGSPGKYVPLSETIRGFKMIVNGECDHLPEQAFYMVGTIDEAFEKAKKVA; encoded by the coding sequence ATGGCTCAAGTGCAAGGCAAGATTGTTCAATGTATCGGCGCTGTGGTGGACGTTGAGTTCCCACGCGACCAGATGCCCAAGATTTACGACGCTCTGAAGCTCGAAGGTTCCAACCTGACGCTGGAAGTGCAGCAGCAGTTGGGCGACGGCGTGGTGCGTACCATTGCGCTGGGTTCGTCCGACGGCCTGCGCCGCGGCCTCATGGTGACCAACACCGGCAACGCTATCACCGTGCCCGTGGGCAAGGCAACGCTGGGCCGCATCATGGACGTGCTGGGCGCGCCCATCGACGAACGTGGTCCCGTCAGCCAAGACCTGACTGCCTCTATCCACCGCAAGGCCCCTGCGTACGACGAACTGTCGCCTTCGCAAGAGCTGCTGGAAACGGGTATCAAGGTGATCGACTTGGTCTGCCCGTTCGCCAAGGGCGGCAAGGTGGGCCTGTTCGGTGGCGCCGGCGTGGGCAAGACCGTGAACATGATGGAACTCATCAACAACATTGCCAAGGCCCACTCGGGTCTGTCGGTGTTCGCTGGTGTGGGCGAGCGTACCCGCGAAGGGAACGACTTCTACCATGAAATGGCCGATTCCGGCGTGGTGAACCTGGAGAAGCTCGAAGAGTCCAAGGTTGCCATGGTTTACGGCCAGATGAACGAGCCCCCAGGCAACCGTCTGCGCGTGGCGCTGACTGGCCTGACCATTGCCGAGTCGTTCCGCGATGAAGGCCGTGACGTGCTGTTCTTCGTGGACAACATCTACCGCTACACACTGGCCGGTACCGAAGTGTCCGCTCTGCTGGGCCGTATGCCTTCCGCCGTGGGCTACCAGCCTACGCTGGCCGAGGAAATGGGCCGCCTGCAAGAGCGTATTACCTCCACCAAGGTTGGTTCGATCACCTCCATCCAGGCCGTTTACGTGCCAGCGGATGACTTGACCGACCCATCGCCTGCCACAACGTTCGCTCACTTGGATTCCACCGTGGTGCTGTCCCGTGACATCGCTTCGCTGGGTATCTACCCTGCTGTGGATCCTCTGGACTCCACCAGCCGCCAGCTGGACCCGAACGTCGTGGGCGAAGACCACTACGCCACGGCCCGCGCGGTGCAAGGTACGCTGCAACGCTACAAGGAACTGCGCGACATCATCGCCATTCTGGGCATGGACGAACTGGCTCCTGACGACAAGCTGGCCGTGGCCCGCGCTCGCAAGATCCAGCGTTTCCTGTCGCAGCCGTTCCACGTGGCCGAAGTGTTCACGGGCTCTCCAGGCAAGTACGTTCCGCTGTCGGAAACCATCCGTGGTTTCAAGATGATCGTGAACGGCGAGTGTGACCACCTGCCAGAACAAGCGTTCTACATGGTCGGTACCATCGACGAAGCCTTCGAGAAGGCCAAGAAGGTGGCCTGA
- a CDS encoding nuclear transport factor 2 family protein encodes MPRTKHPAQSLGGSPDDTEALFYEALQKGDIDLLMSCWADEEDILCVHPGGSRLVGAAAIRAAFDGMFSQGSIRLTVSQVHRVQSVSSAVHSVAERVEIMLPDGLHAAFLLATNVYHRTPEGWRLVAHHASTGGSPDSLPGPEVPQVLH; translated from the coding sequence ATGCCACGCACCAAACACCCTGCCCAGTCGTTGGGCGGATCGCCTGATGACACGGAAGCTCTGTTCTACGAGGCTTTGCAGAAAGGCGACATCGATTTGTTGATGTCTTGCTGGGCGGACGAGGAAGACATCCTGTGTGTCCACCCGGGCGGCTCGCGCTTGGTGGGCGCGGCGGCCATACGGGCGGCCTTTGATGGGATGTTCTCGCAGGGAAGCATTCGGCTCACGGTTTCCCAGGTGCACCGTGTTCAGTCGGTTTCCAGTGCCGTGCACAGTGTGGCCGAGCGTGTGGAGATCATGTTGCCAGATGGGCTGCACGCTGCTTTTTTGCTGGCCACCAATGTGTACCACCGCACACCGGAGGGTTGGCGCCTGGTGGCGCACCATGCCAGCACGGGCGGATCTCCCGATAGCTTGCCCGGGCCTGAGGTGCCACAGGTATTGCACTGA
- the atpG gene encoding F0F1 ATP synthase subunit gamma, with translation MAAGKEIRGKIKSVENTKKITKAMEMVAASKMRKAQERMRAARPYSEKIRNIAANLGHANPEYVHPFMKVNDAKTAGVIVITTDKGLCGGMNTNVLRAVTTKLRELQGAGVSTEAVAIGNKGLGFLNRVGAKVVSHVTGLGDTPHLDKLIGPVKVLLDAYAEGKINAVYLSYTKFINTMKQESVVEQLLPLSSEQMQAEKTEHGWDYIYEPDAQSVIDELLVRYVESLIYQAVAENMASEQSARMVAMKAATDNAGSVIGELKLVYNKTRQAAITKELSEIVAGAAAV, from the coding sequence ATGGCAGCAGGCAAGGAAATACGGGGCAAGATCAAATCGGTGGAAAACACCAAGAAGATCACCAAAGCCATGGAGATGGTGGCTGCATCCAAAATGCGCAAGGCGCAGGAGCGGATGCGGGCAGCCCGTCCCTATAGCGAGAAGATCCGCAATATTGCAGCCAACCTCGGCCACGCCAATCCAGAGTACGTGCATCCGTTCATGAAAGTGAACGATGCAAAGACCGCTGGTGTCATTGTCATCACCACAGACAAGGGTCTGTGCGGTGGCATGAACACCAACGTGTTGCGTGCCGTGACAACCAAGCTGCGTGAGCTGCAAGGTGCCGGTGTCTCGACTGAAGCGGTGGCGATTGGTAACAAGGGTCTGGGTTTCTTGAACCGTGTGGGTGCCAAGGTGGTTTCACACGTGACAGGCCTGGGCGATACGCCCCATCTGGACAAGCTGATTGGCCCGGTGAAGGTGCTGCTTGACGCATATGCCGAAGGCAAGATCAATGCGGTGTACCTGAGCTACACCAAGTTCATCAACACCATGAAGCAGGAGTCAGTGGTGGAGCAATTGCTTCCTCTGTCCTCCGAACAAATGCAGGCTGAGAAGACGGAACACGGCTGGGACTACATCTACGAGCCCGATGCGCAAAGCGTCATCGACGAGTTGCTGGTCCGCTATGTCGAGTCCCTGATCTACCAAGCCGTTGCAGAAAACATGGCGTCAGAGCAATCGGCGCGGATGGTGGCCATGAAGGCCGCAACAGACAACGCCGGCAGCGTCATTGGTGAGTTGAAGCTGGTCTACAACAAGACGCGTCAGGCAGCGATCACGAAAGAACTTTCGGAAATCGTGGCCGGCGCCGCCGCTGTGTAA
- a CDS encoding efflux transporter outer membrane subunit, with the protein MTKKLAPLSLAMVALLAGCSMIPAYERPAAPVPTGYTAASTQPGAPLPSWRSYFSELRLQQLIEIALDHNRDLRIASLNVEQARAQFQVRRAAQYPAVGLAANASRAPASGSGDLTNSFSVGLAVTAWELDFFGRVASLKEQALAQYLASEEGRNAAQVSLISAVANAWLTLLADEQLLELSRRTLTTREESVRLTKLRLDSGAASELDYRQAESLTQAARATLAQQQRQRALDENALALLLGQPLPEDIRASLTRSDLRAAPSMQTVPTGLPSDLLAQRPDIRQAEQQLVAANANIGAARAAFFPRIALTAQAGTASGELSGLFKNGSWGFTLAPSLLLPLFDAGANQANLDSAQVGRKLAVAQYEKAIQTAFREVSDALASQSTLTEQLDAQTKQAEAEAIRLNLADLRYKNGVASYLDLLDAQRSLFSTQQGVVQVRLGQLQNQVTLFKALGGGWDAETGQASKAP; encoded by the coding sequence ATGACTAAGAAACTCGCCCCCCTGAGCCTGGCGATGGTGGCCCTGCTGGCTGGCTGCTCCATGATTCCGGCATACGAGCGCCCTGCAGCCCCAGTGCCCACGGGCTACACCGCAGCGTCGACGCAGCCCGGCGCTCCGCTCCCCTCCTGGCGCAGCTACTTCTCCGAGCTACGCCTGCAACAGCTCATTGAGATCGCGCTGGACCACAACCGTGACCTGCGCATCGCCAGCCTCAATGTCGAGCAAGCGCGCGCACAGTTTCAGGTGCGCAGAGCGGCGCAGTACCCTGCAGTGGGGCTGGCCGCCAATGCCTCCCGCGCGCCCGCCTCGGGCTCTGGCGACCTGACCAACAGCTTCAGCGTGGGCCTTGCTGTCACCGCCTGGGAGCTGGACTTTTTTGGCCGCGTCGCCAGCCTCAAGGAGCAGGCACTGGCACAGTACCTTGCAAGCGAAGAAGGGCGCAATGCCGCCCAGGTCAGCCTGATCAGCGCAGTGGCCAATGCCTGGCTGACGCTGCTGGCCGACGAGCAGTTGCTGGAGCTTTCACGCCGGACCTTGACCACCCGCGAAGAGTCCGTGCGGCTGACCAAGCTGCGGCTGGACTCCGGGGCAGCGTCAGAACTTGACTATCGGCAAGCGGAATCACTGACCCAGGCCGCACGGGCGACGCTGGCCCAGCAGCAGCGCCAAAGAGCCCTCGACGAGAATGCCCTGGCCCTGCTGCTGGGCCAACCGTTGCCTGAGGACATTCGAGCCAGCTTGACCCGCAGCGATTTGCGGGCCGCCCCCAGCATGCAGACAGTTCCTACAGGCTTGCCCTCAGATCTGCTGGCACAGCGGCCAGACATTCGACAGGCAGAGCAGCAACTGGTGGCGGCCAATGCCAACATTGGAGCCGCGCGTGCCGCATTCTTTCCGCGCATTGCCTTGACGGCGCAGGCCGGAACCGCCAGTGGCGAGCTTTCAGGCCTGTTCAAAAACGGCTCCTGGGGCTTCACCTTGGCCCCATCGCTGCTGCTGCCTCTGTTCGATGCGGGCGCCAACCAAGCGAACCTCGATAGTGCACAGGTGGGCCGCAAACTTGCCGTAGCGCAGTATGAGAAGGCCATCCAAACGGCATTCCGGGAGGTGTCTGACGCGCTGGCCAGCCAAAGCACCCTGACAGAGCAACTGGACGCGCAAACCAAGCAAGCCGAGGCTGAGGCCATACGCCTGAACCTGGCGGATCTGCGCTACAAAAACGGGGTGGCCAGCTACCTCGATTTGCTGGACGCACAGCGCTCACTGTTCAGCACGCAGCAAGGCGTGGTGCAGGTGCGCCTGGGGCAGTTGCAAAATCAAGTCACGCTGTTCAAGGCGCTGGGCGGCGGCTGGGATGCGGAAACAGGCCAAGCCAGCAAAGCGCCCTGA
- a CDS encoding YheT family hydrolase: MKYVAPNWLPGGQLQTLWPALFSRRTHGSAPVYRRERWTTPDADFVDVDFLADAPTAVASETPMLVVFHGLEGSSRSHYCEAFAEVARERGWACALPHFRGCSGEINHAPRAYHSGDHEEIGWILGQLQAAHPGPLVAVGVSLGGNALMRWAAEAQGLAARSVRAVAAVCAPLDLAAGGLAIGKGLNRQIYTRMFLRTMVPKALQKWQQHPGLFDKDALLAARDLYAFDNVFTAPLHGFQDTADYWHRASSKPLLPLIQVPALVVNALNDPFVPADSLPGACDVGPCVTLWQPEHGGHVGFAQGRWPGHVRAMPDAVSDWLACAAALPQAQSAHG; this comes from the coding sequence ATGAAATATGTAGCGCCTAACTGGCTCCCCGGCGGACAACTGCAGACCCTTTGGCCTGCCTTGTTTTCGCGTCGAACCCATGGTTCGGCCCCGGTCTATCGGCGCGAGCGGTGGACCACCCCGGATGCCGATTTTGTGGATGTGGATTTCTTGGCCGACGCCCCAACGGCTGTGGCCTCTGAGACCCCCATGCTGGTGGTCTTTCACGGTCTGGAGGGCTCGTCGCGCAGCCACTATTGCGAGGCTTTTGCCGAGGTGGCGCGCGAGAGGGGATGGGCCTGCGCATTGCCCCACTTTCGCGGTTGCAGTGGCGAGATCAACCATGCCCCCCGCGCCTACCACTCTGGCGACCACGAAGAAATCGGCTGGATACTGGGCCAACTGCAAGCCGCGCACCCAGGGCCGCTGGTGGCGGTGGGGGTTTCATTGGGCGGCAACGCTTTGATGCGCTGGGCTGCTGAAGCGCAAGGCCTGGCGGCCCGGAGTGTGAGAGCCGTAGCCGCCGTGTGTGCGCCGCTTGATTTGGCGGCGGGAGGCCTTGCCATCGGAAAAGGCCTCAATCGACAGATTTACACGCGCATGTTCTTGCGGACCATGGTGCCCAAGGCGTTGCAAAAGTGGCAACAGCACCCGGGCTTGTTTGATAAGGATGCACTCTTGGCCGCACGGGATTTGTATGCCTTCGACAACGTGTTTACCGCCCCCTTGCATGGGTTTCAGGACACGGCGGACTATTGGCACCGTGCGTCTTCCAAGCCCCTGTTGCCCCTGATTCAGGTGCCTGCATTGGTCGTGAATGCGCTGAACGACCCCTTTGTTCCTGCGGACAGTTTGCCGGGGGCCTGTGACGTTGGGCCCTGTGTGACGTTGTGGCAGCCGGAGCACGGTGGGCATGTCGGCTTTGCCCAAGGGCGTTGGCCGGGGCATGTGCGCGCCATGCCCGATGCGGTCAGCGATTGGCTGGCCTGTGCCGCCGCATTGCCGCAGGCACAATCAGCCCATGGATGA
- a CDS encoding F0F1 ATP synthase subunit epsilon, giving the protein MNTIHVDVVSAEESIFSGEARFVALPGESGELGIYPRHTPLITRIKPGSVRIETADGGEEFVFVAGGILEVQPNCVTVLSDTAIRGKDLDDEKANAAKAAAQEALKNAKSDLDLAKAQSELAVMAAQIAALRKYRQKK; this is encoded by the coding sequence ATGAACACTATCCACGTTGATGTGGTCAGCGCCGAAGAGTCCATCTTCTCTGGCGAGGCGCGTTTTGTCGCTCTGCCTGGCGAATCCGGCGAGTTGGGCATTTACCCTCGCCACACCCCGCTGATCACCCGTATCAAGCCCGGTTCGGTGCGCATCGAAACGGCAGACGGTGGCGAAGAGTTTGTCTTCGTTGCGGGCGGTATTCTGGAAGTCCAGCCCAACTGCGTCACGGTTCTGTCTGATACCGCCATCCGTGGCAAGGACCTGGACGACGAGAAGGCCAATGCTGCCAAGGCGGCAGCCCAGGAAGCGCTCAAGAACGCCAAGAGCGATCTCGATCTGGCCAAGGCACAGTCTGAATTGGCTGTGATGGCTGCGCAGATTGCGGCTTTGCGCAAGTACCGCCAAAAGAAGTGA